One Oryzomonas sagensis DNA segment encodes these proteins:
- a CDS encoding response regulator: MSNAKVMIVDDALFMRKNLGTILRDKGYTVVAEAASGIETMKKLHDCDPDIVFLDIILPDANGMQLLDFIRNIKPQVKVILCSAIGQEAIVKKGLESGASFFVQKPFNPEKIAEALENLGE, encoded by the coding sequence ATGAGTAATGCTAAGGTGATGATCGTCGATGACGCCCTTTTCATGCGCAAGAATCTCGGCACAATCCTGAGAGACAAGGGCTATACCGTGGTGGCCGAGGCGGCCAGCGGCATAGAGACCATGAAAAAACTCCACGACTGCGATCCGGACATCGTGTTCCTGGATATCATCCTGCCCGACGCCAATGGGATGCAACTGTTGGATTTTATTAGAAATATTAAGCCGCAGGTCAAGGTGATCCTCTGCTCGGCCATCGGCCAGGAGGCGATCGTGAAGAAGGGATTGGAGTCGGGCGCCAGTTTTTTTGTCCAGAAGCCCTTCAACCCGGAAAAGATTGCGGAAGCGCTGGAAAACCTGGGGGAGTGA
- a CDS encoding chemotaxis protein CheA: protein MDMSQYRDLFVSESKGHIQVFNELIVVLEESAADQAAIDELFRHAHSLKGMAATMQYQAIADLAHRMEDLLGKVRSGAFGFSPGLADLLLEGSDALAAMVSAIEADDERLPDAADLINRLAGFDAAGNPPPPPQPVAAADAAPGIDDRDQAGTVPDHQPRHTDSFKSVRVRTETLDRLVNITGELLTTRYRLADRALHCEGAQLEEPLNRLSMLLRELRDEVFQARMLPFSFVADRFPRLVRDLSRRQGKEILFQVEGKEIELDRGVLEEISEPLVHILRNAVDHGMETPEERVAAGKPGIGTIRIVVTRDKDCVNIVVADDGRGMAPDRLADKAVEKGMISREHADALTRHEAFMLICAPGFSTAETVSDISGRGVGMDAVKVAVHALGGGLVIESEMGRGSRFLLRLPISVSIIHALLVECGPLTVSFPVNAVNRTIELGREEIFEEREQFFFMLDGRQVPLRSLNRLLGQAPAPDARAFVPTVVIEMGDTMVGLAADRLLGQREIFVKPLGIPLSRIKGLSGGAIMGDGRIVYVIDATAL, encoded by the coding sequence ATGGATATGTCCCAATACCGGGATTTGTTCGTCTCAGAATCCAAGGGGCACATCCAGGTATTCAATGAGCTGATTGTCGTGCTTGAGGAGAGCGCCGCCGACCAAGCCGCCATCGACGAGTTGTTCCGCCATGCCCATTCACTCAAGGGAATGGCGGCAACCATGCAGTACCAAGCCATCGCCGACCTTGCCCATCGCATGGAAGACCTTTTGGGCAAGGTGCGGAGCGGAGCGTTCGGCTTCAGCCCGGGCCTGGCCGACCTCCTGCTGGAAGGGAGCGACGCCCTCGCCGCAATGGTCTCGGCAATCGAAGCCGATGACGAGCGCTTGCCGGATGCCGCCGACCTGATCAATCGCTTGGCCGGTTTCGACGCTGCCGGCAATCCGCCTCCCCCCCCACAGCCGGTCGCCGCCGCAGATGCCGCACCCGGCATCGATGATCGCGATCAGGCCGGCACGGTCCCGGATCACCAACCCCGGCACACCGATTCCTTCAAAAGCGTCCGCGTCAGGACCGAAACCCTGGACCGGCTGGTCAACATCACCGGTGAGTTGCTCACAACACGTTACCGTCTGGCCGACCGCGCGCTGCACTGCGAGGGCGCACAACTCGAAGAGCCGCTCAACCGGCTTTCCATGCTGTTGCGGGAACTGCGGGACGAGGTGTTCCAGGCCCGCATGCTCCCTTTCTCCTTTGTTGCCGATCGTTTCCCCCGGCTGGTGCGCGACCTGTCCCGCCGGCAGGGCAAGGAGATCCTCTTTCAGGTGGAGGGGAAGGAGATCGAGTTGGATCGGGGGGTTCTCGAGGAGATAAGCGAACCGTTGGTGCATATCCTGCGCAACGCCGTCGACCACGGCATGGAAACGCCCGAAGAGCGGGTCGCTGCCGGCAAGCCCGGCATCGGCACGATTCGCATCGTCGTCACCCGCGACAAGGATTGCGTGAATATTGTCGTTGCCGACGACGGGCGGGGCATGGCCCCCGACAGACTCGCCGACAAGGCGGTGGAAAAGGGGATGATCAGCCGGGAACATGCCGATGCCCTGACGCGGCATGAGGCGTTCATGCTGATCTGTGCCCCCGGTTTTTCCACGGCTGAAACCGTGAGCGACATCTCGGGCCGGGGCGTTGGCATGGATGCCGTCAAGGTTGCTGTGCACGCCTTGGGGGGAGGGCTCGTCATCGAATCGGAGATGGGGCGGGGAAGCCGTTTCCTGCTGAGGCTCCCCATTTCGGTCTCGATCATTCACGCCCTCCTGGTGGAGTGCGGCCCCCTGACGGTCTCCTTTCCGGTCAATGCCGTCAACCGCACCATTGAACTCGGGCGTGAGGAGATATTCGAGGAGCGGGAACAGTTCTTTTTCATGCTCGACGGCAGGCAGGTGCCTCTCAGAAGTCTCAACCGTCTGCTCGGGCAAGCGCCGGCACCCGATGCACGGGCGTTCGTCCCGACGGTCGTGATCGAAATGGGTGACACGATGGTGGGGCTGGCTGCGGATCGTCTGCTCGGCCAGAGAGAGATCTTCGTGAAGCCGCTCGGTATTCCCCTGAGCCGCATCAAAGGGCTTAGCGGCGGGGCCATCATGGGGGACGGCCGCATCGTATATGTCATTGATGCCACTGCGCTGTGA